The following coding sequences lie in one Benincasa hispida cultivar B227 chromosome 6, ASM972705v1, whole genome shotgun sequence genomic window:
- the LOC120079461 gene encoding probable U3 small nucleolar RNA-associated protein 11: MSSLRNAVPRRPYKERAQPQSRKKFGLLEKHKDYIERAKAFHKKEDTLRKLKEKAAFKNPDEFYFKMIRTRTVDGVHKQESHVNKYTAEKLMLMKTQDAGYILQKMQSEKRKIEKLTATLHSLDNQPSNKHFYFAEDREEANEILSRSSKRLVASSEAVPDSIKRKTIASYKELEARRSRVSELEKLYMDMTLQQELRKKGRKRKLREDELANPTSKPVYKWRAERKR; this comes from the exons ATGTCGTCCCTAAGGAATGCGGTTCCTAGACGGCCTTACAAGGAGCGAGCTCAGCC GCAATCTCGGAAAAAATTTGGGCTTCTTGAGAAACACAAAGATTATATCGAGCGTGCTAAGGCTTTTCATAAGAAGGAAGATACTTTACGG AAACTTAAAGAGAAAGCAGCCTTCAAGAATCCAGATGAATTTTACTTTAAGATGATTAGGACGAGAACAGTTGATGGAGTCCATAAACAAGA GAGTCATGTTAATAAGTATACTGCAGAAAAACTAATGCTGATGAAGACCCAAGATGCAGGGTATATACTTCAGAAAATGCAGAGTGAGAAAAGG aaaattgaaaaactgaCAGCAACGTTGCATTCTCTTGATAATCAGCCATCAAATAAGCATTTTTACTTTGCCGAAGACAG GGAGGAAGCCAATGAAATTTTATCTcgttcttctaaacgattggtgGCATCTTCTGAGGCAGTTCCTGATAGTATTAAAAG GAAAACCATTGCTTCTTACAAAGAATTGGAGGCAAGGAGGAGTAGAGTCAGTGAATTAGAGAAACTTTATATGGATATGACACTGCAACAAGAATTAAGG AAAAAGGGTCGCAAACGTAAACTCCGAGAAGATGAACTTGCCAATCCGACTTCAAAACCTGTATATAAATGGCGGGCAGAACGAAAGCGCTAA